Proteins from a single region of Campylobacter sp. RM16704:
- a CDS encoding motility associated factor glycosyltransferase family protein, giving the protein MNAYEANFTKNLEALEEYNAILADKIEGIKSNERFEVFAGKSTFDINIYDHELKQSFYDNPEKFFDEKYNEIYTKYERYPVLFFYGLGNGLLYKALLKNENHKSIVVFEPNIEILYIVFHLIDFSEELKEKRLYVVDANDFDMMDIIAYFSGTLGLRSYLYDSKIFSHCNYYDYFQSSIDEINHNLEQNLNFLYSALGFNVERYLDDMQKYICNIPKMISHPPLKDLIQQRKDKIENAIIVSTGPSLIKQLPLLKEYANKATIICVDGSYPILAKHNIKPDYVVCLEQNDLSSEFFNNDFGDFDKNILFVISDSAHSKTLEYLESNNRNYMLISKNTLLHKNFLHLQDFGTLGGLNVSTMAYSLALKLEHKNIILIGQDLAYDENLNSHPKEFLHGSNLDTNRYEPIKTLAYGGKGEVYTHGAWNTYRQNFEFSIQDALKKGITTYNATEGGSRINHAKEESFEAICQNLLLKEKQIIFEPLYYIDTKKQLELAKNAYDSLVKIIPLAEKKTTQCEEILIPILNLINQTSYQIDLEKIDFVKLLDINEKLHKIKEFLEDENMGFFSEALTTALASKETTLAKISMMSAHTQEDKKIRMIMWVIAHEEWLKIVIDTLKKQISTIKNSLTNLKNFIEENS; this is encoded by the coding sequence ATGAACGCCTATGAAGCAAATTTTACTAAAAACCTAGAAGCATTAGAAGAGTATAATGCTATCTTGGCTGATAAAATAGAAGGTATAAAATCAAATGAGCGTTTTGAAGTATTTGCAGGAAAAAGTACTTTTGATATAAATATATACGATCACGAATTAAAACAAAGCTTCTATGATAATCCTGAAAAATTCTTTGATGAAAAATACAATGAAATTTATACTAAATATGAAAGATATCCTGTTTTATTTTTTTATGGTTTGGGTAATGGTTTATTGTATAAAGCTTTGTTAAAAAATGAAAATCATAAAAGTATAGTTGTTTTTGAACCTAATATTGAAATACTTTATATAGTTTTTCATCTAATAGATTTTAGTGAAGAATTAAAAGAGAAAAGATTGTATGTGGTGGATGCAAATGATTTTGATATGATGGATATTATTGCTTATTTTAGTGGAACTTTAGGCTTAAGAAGTTATTTATATGATAGTAAAATTTTTAGTCATTGCAACTACTATGATTATTTTCAATCTAGTATAGATGAAATAAATCATAATTTAGAGCAGAATTTAAATTTTTTATATAGTGCCTTAGGTTTTAATGTTGAAAGATATTTAGATGATATGCAAAAATACATTTGCAATATTCCTAAAATGATTTCTCATCCTCCCTTAAAAGATTTAATCCAACAAAGAAAAGATAAAATAGAAAATGCTATTATAGTTTCTACTGGTCCATCTTTGATAAAACAATTACCTTTATTAAAAGAATACGCTAACAAGGCAACTATTATATGTGTTGATGGAAGCTATCCAATACTTGCAAAGCATAATATAAAACCTGATTATGTTGTATGTTTAGAGCAAAATGATTTATCAAGTGAATTTTTTAATAATGATTTTGGAGATTTTGATAAAAATATTTTATTTGTAATTTCAGACTCCGCACATAGTAAAACTTTAGAATATCTTGAGTCTAATAATAGAAATTATATGCTTATTTCAAAAAACACTCTTTTACATAAAAATTTTTTACATTTGCAAGATTTTGGAACTCTTGGAGGATTAAATGTATCGACTATGGCTTATAGTTTAGCATTAAAACTTGAACATAAAAATATCATCTTAATAGGACAAGATTTAGCCTATGATGAAAATTTAAATTCTCATCCTAAAGAATTTTTACATGGAAGCAACTTAGATACAAATCGTTATGAACCTATAAAAACACTAGCTTATGGTGGCAAAGGAGAGGTTTATACTCATGGAGCTTGGAATACTTATAGACAAAATTTCGAATTTTCTATACAAGATGCCTTAAAAAAAGGTATAACAACCTATAACGCAACTGAAGGAGGCTCAAGAATCAACCATGCCAAAGAAGAATCTTTTGAAGCTATTTGTCAAAATTTACTTCTTAAGGAAAAACAAATAATTTTTGAACCATTGTATTATATAGATACAAAAAAACAACTCGAACTTGCAAAAAATGCTTATGATTCATTAGTCAAAATCATACCATTAGCAGAAAAAAAAACAACTCAATGTGAAGAAATTTTAATACCAATCTTAAATCTTATAAACCAAACAAGCTATCAAATCGATCTTGAAAAAATAGATTTTGTAAAACTTTTAGATATAAATGAAAAATTACATAAGATTAAAGAATTTTTGGAAGATGAAAATATGGGTTTTTTTAGCGAAGCACTAACAACCGCTTTAGCCTCTAAAGAAACAACACTAGCTAAAATTTCAATGATGAGTGCACACACTCAAGAAGATAAAAAAATTCGTATGATCATGTGGGTCATAGCTCATGAGGAATGGCTAAAAATAGTTATTGATACTTTAAAAAAACAAATTAGCACTATAAAAAATTCTTTAACAAACCTAAAAAATTTCATAGAGGAAAACTCATGA
- a CDS encoding Ppx/GppA phosphatase family protein, protein MAKKTAVIDLGSNSVRMVVFERTSRYGFFVCSEYKKKVRLGENAYNNNKILQEDAMLKAQKALIYFKEKAFKEKCRKIIIVGTSALRDAPNAKDFIARIAKNVGLNIKCINGKTESFLGGLAALNLLSNIQNATTIDIGGGSTELCLIKNGKIVDCISLDIGTVRLKEIYYDMKKFDALDKFIKETLLQIPKSFQNENIIAIGGSLRALSNSIMKKNSYPLKIIHNYSYSFDKEKAYIEKIQNAKNLIDFNIKKDRFDTIKEGCIIFLNLAKNLKAKTIITSAVGVREGVFLSNIFHKYTKIKNETTDFSSFNAKFPPNFNPSLKALQDRFCVNYIDKSAYFANKIFDALLPIHKIDITYKKSLLNAAKLAHIGERINFYFANEHSAYMALNGLHFGFSHKESLLISTILKANGKKINPLTIEHYKELLPNNHILIWLNFILALSKKLAKDTDENLDFELKNHTLYIFSTKKEIYFSKEEIKKILKPKLIVLAFNQKN, encoded by the coding sequence ATGGCAAAAAAAACAGCAGTAATTGATCTTGGCTCTAACTCTGTTCGTATGGTTGTTTTTGAAAGAACCTCAAGATATGGTTTTTTCGTTTGTAGTGAGTATAAAAAAAAAGTTAGACTTGGAGAAAATGCTTATAATAATAATAAAATTCTTCAAGAAGATGCAATGCTTAAGGCTCAAAAAGCTTTAATTTATTTTAAAGAAAAAGCCTTTAAGGAAAAATGTAGAAAAATTATTATTGTTGGAACATCTGCTTTAAGAGATGCACCCAATGCAAAAGACTTCATTGCTAGAATAGCAAAAAATGTGGGTTTAAATATAAAATGCATCAATGGCAAAACCGAATCATTCTTAGGAGGGCTTGCTGCACTTAATTTGTTGTCAAATATTCAAAATGCAACAACCATAGATATAGGCGGAGGCTCAACAGAATTATGTTTAATCAAAAATGGGAAAATAGTTGATTGTATTTCTTTAGATATTGGTACCGTAAGATTAAAAGAAATATATTATGATATGAAAAAATTTGATGCATTAGATAAGTTTATAAAAGAAACTCTTTTGCAAATTCCAAAATCATTCCAAAATGAAAACATTATTGCAATAGGTGGTAGCTTAAGAGCCTTATCTAATTCTATTATGAAAAAAAATTCTTATCCTTTAAAAATAATTCACAATTATAGCTATAGTTTTGACAAAGAAAAAGCATACATAGAGAAAATTCAAAATGCTAAAAATTTAATTGATTTTAATATAAAAAAAGATCGTTTTGACACTATTAAAGAAGGTTGTATAATATTTTTAAATTTAGCAAAAAACTTAAAAGCAAAAACAATTATCACCTCTGCTGTTGGCGTAAGAGAGGGAGTGTTTTTATCAAATATTTTTCACAAATATACAAAAATAAAAAATGAAACAACGGATTTTTCAAGCTTTAATGCTAAATTTCCGCCTAATTTTAACCCTAGCTTAAAAGCATTACAAGATCGCTTTTGTGTTAATTATATAGATAAAAGTGCTTATTTTGCAAATAAAATATTTGATGCACTTTTACCTATACATAAAATTGATATAACTTATAAAAAAAGTCTTTTAAATGCAGCAAAACTCGCTCATATTGGAGAGAGAATAAATTTTTATTTTGCAAATGAACATAGCGCATATATGGCATTAAATGGTTTGCATTTTGGATTTTCACATAAAGAAAGCTTACTTATTTCCACTATTTTAAAAGCAAATGGTAAAAAAATTAATCCTTTAACCATAGAACATTACAAAGAACTCTTGCCTAATAACCATATATTAATTTGGCTTAATTTTATTTTAGCATTGTCTAAAAAATTAGCAAAAGACACGGATGAAAATCTTGATTTTGAACTAAAAAACCATACTTTATATATTTTTTCTACAAAAAAAGAAATTTATTTTTCTAAAGAAGAAATCAAAAAAATACTAAAACCAAAACTAATTGTTTTAGCTTTTAACCAAAAAAATTAA
- a CDS encoding chemotaxis protein CheX, translated as MNKTLEYSIYHFCEHILKLKITQTSVIRGELYGASIPLYFKNEEYSFYLFFSKKVLNEIAQVLLHEELKEDGLADLIKEVANQIIGYAKKLLNDTNGKDEYRLGVPEYLGRIDGFSKIKLKEKFTYEIKNSRFRIGYKKI; from the coding sequence ATGAATAAAACCCTAGAATACTCAATATATCATTTTTGTGAGCATATTTTGAAATTAAAGATTACACAAACTAGTGTAATTAGAGGTGAGCTTTATGGTGCTTCAATTCCTTTATATTTTAAGAATGAAGAGTATAGTTTTTACTTGTTTTTTTCAAAAAAAGTTTTAAATGAAATAGCACAAGTTTTACTACATGAAGAGCTTAAAGAAGATGGTCTAGCAGATTTGATAAAAGAAGTGGCAAATCAGATTATAGGCTATGCTAAAAAGTTGCTTAATGATACCAATGGTAAAGATGAATATCGCCTAGGTGTTCCTGAATATTTAGGACGTATTGATGGATTTTCAAAAATAAAGCTTAAAGAAAAATTTACTTACGAAATAAAAAATTCTCGCTTTAGAATAGGTTATAAAAAAATATGA
- the pseI gene encoding pseudaminic acid synthase, which translates to MLIDGFNLNEKVFIIAELSANHANNLEVALKTIQAAKKAGADAIKIQTYTPDSLTLNCDKKDFIIEGGLWHGRKLYELYEEAKTPYEWHKKLFECAKNEGLICFSSPFSKKDLEFLKQFNPPAYKIASFEANDYDFVRFIAKENKPTLVSTGIAYEEELEMIVKIFKEENNPNLILLKCTSAYPSKISDLNLNVIKTLQSKFKTIIGLSDHSDGFLAPTLAVALGARVIEKHFILDKNLKSADAKFSLDFEEFKQMCFMVRQSEQALGSSEFVMDEKTLKNRHFARSLYASKDIKKGEIFTQENVKSIRPSLGLHPKFLPIILGKKASCDIEFGQALEKKHFLE; encoded by the coding sequence ATGTTGATAGATGGTTTTAATCTTAATGAAAAAGTTTTTATCATAGCAGAGCTTTCAGCAAATCATGCAAATAATCTTGAAGTAGCTTTAAAAACTATACAAGCGGCTAAAAAAGCAGGTGCTGATGCTATCAAAATTCAAACCTATACACCAGATAGTTTAACGCTAAATTGTGACAAAAAAGATTTTATTATAGAAGGTGGTTTATGGCATGGACGCAAATTATACGAACTATATGAGGAAGCTAAAACGCCATATGAATGGCATAAAAAACTTTTTGAATGTGCTAAAAATGAAGGACTTATATGTTTTTCCAGTCCATTTTCTAAAAAAGATTTAGAATTTTTAAAACAATTTAATCCACCAGCCTATAAAATAGCTTCTTTTGAGGCGAATGATTATGATTTTGTACGTTTTATTGCCAAAGAAAACAAACCCACTTTAGTTTCAACAGGTATAGCCTATGAAGAAGAACTTGAAATGATTGTTAAAATTTTTAAAGAAGAAAATAATCCGAATTTAATTTTATTAAAATGCACTTCAGCTTATCCCTCAAAAATTAGCGATTTAAATTTAAATGTTATTAAAACTCTACAATCAAAATTTAAAACCATTATAGGATTAAGTGATCATAGTGATGGTTTTTTAGCACCGACTTTAGCAGTGGCTCTTGGAGCAAGGGTGATAGAAAAACATTTCATACTTGATAAAAATTTAAAAAGTGCTGATGCTAAATTTAGTCTTGATTTTGAAGAATTTAAACAAATGTGTTTTATGGTACGACAAAGCGAACAAGCCTTGGGTAGTAGTGAATTTGTAATGGATGAAAAAACTTTAAAAAATCGTCATTTTGCAAGAAGTTTATATGCTAGTAAGGACATTAAAAAAGGTGAGATTTTTACACAAGAAAATGTAAAAAGTATAAGACCTAGCTTAGGATTACATCCTAAATTTCTACCTATTATACTTGGAAAAAAAGCAAGCTGTGATATAGAATTTGGTCAGGCTTTAGAGAAAAAACATTTTTTGGAATGA
- a CDS encoding motility associated factor glycosyltransferase family protein, translating to MQLELNFSKNLQTLKSANPILAEKILQIKSNERFELFEKNYDIYDHITKQFCVQNTLNNLSFYEQNYKRHPFLIFFGIGNGVLIHNLLKNPLKDYICIIEPEIELLYIALHLNDFSQDLQNKRLQIYLYEDVNFLTFYRFFEQEKIHFYVKTYDLLFVSNFYENYGEKINKINSLCIESIKSLVLRQGNSSEDSFEGITQLLHNLPYQLANPSLKDLIQQRKDKIENAIIVSTGPSLIKQLPLLKEYVNKATIICADTAYPILAKHNIKPDYVLALERHNLVYQCFEKDNQEFDKDILFIVASVAHKSVIDTLEKTKKPYILVHRPLPFSKALNMNDYGYLGTGLSVANMAYDLAEKLGHKNIILIGQDLAYGEDGNSHPKEYLHTQESENDRKEGLFVTAYGGNGKVETNQWWILFKESLEYSIDTNNITTYNATEGGARIEGAIEKPFKELCEELLKKDKPYFEKLQGLNEKELKIKKDEIDEGIEKNLILAKTYISECELLKLDLIDCLENLKFNDENFKPLSQRIYQMKSKFEEEEFKNYFLDLIRSIFFHFEYIIAQNYIKNPNNIEEEYAKRQEYLDIHKNWIDFIIPHIKLQVKTMEEGLYERL from the coding sequence ATGCAACTTGAGCTAAATTTTTCTAAAAATTTACAAACTCTAAAAAGTGCAAATCCAATTTTAGCAGAAAAAATTTTACAAATCAAAAGTAACGAAAGATTCGAGCTTTTTGAGAAAAACTATGATATATACGATCATATAACGAAGCAATTTTGCGTACAAAATACATTAAACAATTTATCTTTTTATGAGCAAAATTATAAAAGACATCCTTTTTTGATTTTTTTTGGGATTGGTAATGGAGTATTAATACACAATCTTTTAAAAAACCCTTTGAAAGACTATATTTGCATTATAGAACCTGAAATAGAACTTTTATACATTGCTTTACATTTGAATGATTTTAGTCAAGATTTACAAAATAAAAGATTACAAATTTATTTATATGAAGATGTTAATTTTTTAACTTTTTATCGATTTTTTGAGCAAGAGAAAATTCATTTTTATGTAAAAACTTATGATTTGCTTTTTGTATCAAATTTTTACGAAAACTACGGAGAAAAAATCAATAAAATAAATTCTTTATGTATTGAAAGCATAAAATCACTAGTACTTAGGCAAGGAAATTCTTCAGAGGATTCTTTTGAAGGCATCACCCAACTTTTACATAATTTACCTTATCAACTAGCCAACCCTAGCTTAAAAGACTTAATCCAACAAAGAAAAGATAAAATAGAAAATGCTATTATAGTTTCTACTGGTCCATCTTTGATAAAACAATTACCTTTGTTAAAAGAATATGTTAATAAGGCAACTATTATATGTGCTGATACGGCATATCCAATACTTGCAAAACATAATATAAAACCTGATTATGTTTTAGCTTTAGAAAGACATAACCTTGTTTATCAGTGTTTTGAAAAAGATAATCAAGAATTTGATAAAGATATATTATTTATTGTAGCTAGTGTAGCACATAAAAGTGTTATAGATACTTTAGAAAAAACAAAAAAACCATATATATTAGTACATAGACCACTACCTTTTTCTAAAGCTTTAAATATGAATGATTATGGTTATTTAGGTACAGGTTTAAGCGTAGCTAATATGGCTTATGATTTAGCTGAAAAATTAGGGCATAAAAATATCATCTTAATAGGACAAGATTTAGCCTATGGAGAAGATGGAAATTCTCATCCTAAAGAATATCTACATACCCAAGAAAGTGAAAATGATAGAAAAGAAGGTTTATTTGTTACTGCTTATGGTGGTAATGGTAAAGTTGAGACTAATCAATGGTGGATTTTATTCAAGGAAAGTTTAGAATATTCTATAGATACCAATAACATCACAACCTATAATGCCACTGAAGGTGGAGCTAGGATAGAAGGTGCTATAGAAAAACCATTTAAAGAGCTTTGTGAAGAGTTATTAAAAAAAGATAAACCTTATTTTGAAAAATTACAAGGTTTAAATGAAAAAGAATTAAAAATCAAAAAAGATGAAATTGATGAGGGTATAGAAAAAAATCTCATTTTAGCAAAAACTTATATCAGCGAATGTGAACTTTTAAAGCTAGATTTAATTGATTGCTTAGAAAATTTAAAATTTAATGATGAAAATTTTAAACCATTAAGTCAAAGAATTTATCAAATGAAGTCCAAATTTGAAGAGGAAGAATTTAAAAATTATTTTTTAGATTTAATTCGCTCAATATTTTTTCATTTTGAATATATAATTGCACAAAATTATATAAAAAATCCTAATAATATAGAAGAAGAATACGCCAAAAGACAAGAATATTTAGATATACATAAAAACTGGATTGATTTTATCATTCCCCATATAAAATTACAAGTAAAAACCATGGAAGAAGGTCTATATGAACGCCTATGA
- a CDS encoding dihydroneopterin aldolase codes for MQSHIKINLEFKCIIGLLDFERIQEQKVFLKLEAKSKKFLDYAKLCIRIEKIYKKKKFKTIEKSLKYLCKDIKKHHKKIKFINITCYKPDIIKNALVGATITKKY; via the coding sequence ATGCAAAGTCATATAAAAATTAATTTAGAATTTAAGTGCATTATAGGGCTTTTAGATTTTGAAAGAATTCAAGAACAAAAAGTTTTTCTAAAACTGGAAGCTAAAAGTAAAAAATTTTTAGATTATGCTAAATTATGCATAAGAATTGAAAAAATTTATAAGAAAAAAAAATTTAAAACTATAGAAAAATCTTTAAAATATTTATGTAAGGATATAAAAAAACATCATAAAAAGATTAAATTTATAAATATTACTTGTTATAAACCAGATATTATAAAAAATGCTCTTGTTGGTGCAACTATCACTAAAAAATATTAA
- the hsrA gene encoding homeostatic response regulator transcription factor HsrA: MRILVVEDEASLNKTLSNTLTEFGYQSDTSENFKDAEYFIGIRHYDLVLSNWTISGNDASDLINVVKQKSPRTAIIVMCSKANKENEIKALKTGADDYIKKPLDFEILMARIEARLRFGGTNVIKIDDLTIDPDEEKITYQGKDIELKGKPFEVLTHLARHSDQIVSKEQLLDAIWEEPELVTPNVIEVAINQIRQKMDKPLNISTIETVRRRGYRFCFPKKAN, from the coding sequence ATGCGTATTTTAGTTGTAGAAGATGAAGCATCACTAAATAAAACACTATCAAATACTTTAACTGAATTTGGGTACCAAAGTGATACTTCAGAAAATTTTAAAGATGCTGAGTATTTTATAGGTATTAGACATTATGATTTAGTGTTATCAAATTGGACCATTAGCGGTAATGATGCAAGTGATTTGATTAATGTTGTAAAACAAAAATCCCCAAGAACTGCTATAATAGTAATGTGTTCAAAAGCAAACAAGGAAAATGAAATTAAAGCATTAAAAACTGGAGCAGATGACTATATAAAAAAACCTTTAGATTTTGAAATTTTGATGGCAAGAATTGAAGCTAGACTTAGATTTGGTGGAACAAATGTAATTAAAATAGATGATTTAACTATTGATCCAGATGAAGAAAAAATTACTTATCAAGGAAAAGATATTGAGTTAAAAGGTAAACCCTTTGAAGTTTTAACTCATTTAGCTAGACATTCTGATCAAATTGTATCAAAAGAACAACTCTTAGATGCTATTTGGGAAGAACCAGAATTAGTAACTCCAAATGTTATTGAAGTAGCGATTAATCAAATTAGACAAAAAATGGACAAACCACTTAATATTTCTACTATAGAAACTGTGCGTCGTAGAGGCTATCGTTTTTGTTTTCCAAAAAAAGCAAACTAA
- the fliN gene encoding flagellar motor switch protein FliN, producing MTEEQLGLLQSYEEILDISVDFVSELGTTNMTVKDLLKLEIGSVIDLEKPAGESVELYLNKRIFGKGEVMVYEKNLAIRINEILDSKSVLQYFKKELQ from the coding sequence ATGACAGAAGAACAATTAGGGTTATTGCAATCTTATGAAGAGATTTTAGATATAAGTGTCGATTTTGTTAGTGAACTTGGCACTACTAATATGACAGTGAAAGATCTTTTAAAATTGGAAATAGGTTCAGTGATAGATCTTGAAAAGCCAGCCGGAGAAAGTGTGGAGCTTTATTTAAATAAAAGAATTTTTGGTAAGGGCGAGGTTATGGTGTATGAAAAAAATCTTGCTATAAGAATTAATGAAATTTTGGATTCAAAATCGGTGTTGCAATATTTCAAAAAAGAATTGCAATGA
- a CDS encoding YfhL family 4Fe-4S dicluster ferredoxin, which translates to MSLLITRECISCDACREECPDEAIYDNDPIYVIDPDLCTECVNEFSEPACIVACPVDCIIPDPDNVESIDELRLKHKNKDI; encoded by the coding sequence ATGTCGCTTTTAATCACTAGAGAATGCATATCCTGTGATGCATGCAGGGAAGAATGTCCAGATGAAGCAATCTACGATAATGATCCAATTTATGTTATAGATCCTGACCTTTGCACAGAATGCGTGAATGAATTTTCAGAACCAGCTTGTATAGTAGCCTGTCCGGTAGATTGTATTATACCTGATCCTGATAATGTTGAAAGCATCGATGAGCTTCGCCTTAAACATAAAAATAAAGATATTTAA
- a CDS encoding motility associated factor glycosyltransferase family protein: protein MNAYEANFTKNLEALEEYNAILADKIEGIKSNERFEVFAGKSTFDINIYDHELKQSFYDNPEKFFDEKYNEIYTKYERYPVLFFYGLGNGLLYKALLKNENHKSIVVFEPNIEILYIVFHLIDLSEELKEKRLYVVENFHKQNLKKLLREDLNVKNYLQNSELLSHNNYYKDDYYDNLSSQVKNLCFYLVNDQGNSPKSSIQGITQLLHNLPYQLANPSLKDLIQQRKDKIENAIIVSTGPSLIKQLPLLKEYVNKATIICADTAYPILAKHNIKPDYVLALERHNLVYQCFEKDNQEFDKDILFIVASVAHKSVIDTLEKTKKPYILVHRPLPFSKALNMNDYGYLGTGLSVANMAYDLAEKLGHKNIILIGQDLAYGEDGNSHPKEYLHTQESENDRKEGLFVTAYGGNGKVETNQWWILFKESLEYSIDTNNITTYNATEGGARIEGAIEKPFKELCEELLKKDKPYFEKLQGLNEKELKIKKDEIDKGIEKIFNVNILNQIQKLSISLQSIITYIKSTTDIAKLDFSQILNINNQIHNFKITFEKDFALLGEILVPALKDVELELAKIYLIPAINQEDKKTRMILWVLKQEEWLKILQSTLKEFYSAISKEDK, encoded by the coding sequence ATGAACGCCTATGAAGCAAATTTTACTAAAAACCTAGAAGCATTAGAAGAGTATAATGCTATCTTGGCTGATAAAATAGAAGGTATAAAATCAAATGAGCGTTTTGAAGTATTTGCAGGAAAAAGTACTTTTGATATAAATATATACGATCACGAATTAAAACAAAGCTTCTATGATAATCCTGAAAAATTCTTTGATGAAAAATACAATGAAATTTATACTAAATATGAAAGATATCCTGTTTTATTTTTTTATGGTTTGGGTAATGGTTTATTGTATAAAGCTTTGTTAAAAAATGAAAATCATAAAAGTATAGTTGTTTTTGAACCTAATATTGAAATACTTTATATAGTTTTTCATCTAATAGATTTAAGTGAAGAATTAAAAGAGAAAAGATTGTATGTGGTAGAAAATTTTCACAAACAAAATTTAAAAAAACTACTCAGAGAAGATCTTAATGTAAAAAACTACCTTCAAAATAGTGAGCTTTTATCACATAATAATTATTATAAAGATGATTATTATGACAATCTTTCTTCGCAAGTTAAAAATTTATGTTTTTACTTAGTTAATGATCAAGGAAACTCCCCTAAAAGTTCCATCCAAGGCATCACCCAACTCTTACATAATTTACCTTATCAACTAGCCAACCCTAGCTTAAAAGACTTAATCCAACAAAGAAAAGATAAAATAGAAAATGCTATTATAGTTTCTACTGGTCCATCTTTGATAAAACAATTACCTTTGTTAAAAGAATATGTTAATAAGGCAACTATTATATGTGCTGATACGGCATATCCAATACTTGCAAAACATAATATAAAACCTGATTATGTTTTAGCTTTAGAAAGACATAACCTTGTTTATCAGTGTTTTGAAAAAGATAATCAAGAATTTGATAAAGATATATTATTTATTGTAGCTAGTGTAGCACATAAAAGTGTTATAGATACTTTAGAAAAAACAAAAAAACCATATATATTAGTACATAGACCACTACCTTTTTCTAAAGCTTTAAATATGAATGATTATGGTTATTTAGGTACAGGTTTAAGCGTAGCTAATATGGCTTATGATTTAGCTGAAAAATTAGGGCATAAAAATATCATCTTAATAGGACAAGATTTAGCCTATGGAGAAGATGGAAATTCTCATCCTAAAGAATATCTACATACCCAAGAAAGTGAAAATGATAGAAAAGAAGGTTTATTTGTTACTGCTTATGGTGGTAATGGTAAAGTTGAGACTAATCAATGGTGGATTTTATTCAAGGAAAGTTTAGAATATTCTATAGATACCAATAACATCACAACCTATAATGCCACTGAAGGTGGAGCTAGGATAGAAGGTGCTATAGAAAAACCATTTAAAGAGCTTTGTGAAGAGTTATTAAAAAAAGATAAACCTTATTTTGAAAAATTACAAGGTTTAAATGAAAAAGAATTAAAAATCAAAAAAGATGAAATTGATAAGGGTATAGAAAAAATCTTCAATGTAAATATACTAAATCAAATTCAAAAACTTAGCATAAGTTTACAAAGCATTATAACCTATATAAAATCAACCACAGATATTGCAAAATTAGATTTTTCACAAATTTTAAACATCAATAATCAAATTCATAATTTTAAAATTACATTTGAAAAAGATTTTGCTTTATTGGGTGAAATTTTAGTTCCTGCATTAAAAGATGTTGAACTAGAACTTGCAAAAATTTATTTAATACCGGCAATAAACCAAGAAGATAAAAAAACAAGGATGATACTATGGGTTTTAAAACAAGAAGAATGGCTAAAAATTCTTCAATCAACACTAAAAGAGTTTTATAGTGCTATTTCAAAGGAAGATAAATGA